GGTGAGCAACTGCATGGTGGTCGGGGAGGGCCGCGACTACGTGACCGCCCTGATCACCTTGGACGCGGCGCAGGTACAGCGATGGCGCGAAAACGAGCCCGACGGTGATCTGACCGCCCTTGTCCAAGCCGCGGTCGACGACGCGAATTCGCTCGTTTCGCGGGCCGAATCCATCAGGGCATTCCGGATCGTCGAGGGTGATTTCACCGTGGAAGACGGATTGCTCACCGCATCGCGAAAGCTGCGCCGGGCAGCGATAGCCGAGGCGTTCGCCGCGGACATCGCGGAGCTGTACGCGCGCCGTTGAGCGCGCGGCGGCAACCGATTTCCGTGCCGCATTGAATAGGCACCGCCGATCGCCCCATGAATTACGGCTGGGCGCGGTGGATTACGCCGCAGATCGACCACAGACTCGAAAAAGAATTCAGCCTACTGGAAAGTGATGCGAACATGTACGACGTCATCGTTGTCGGAACTCGGGTCGCGGGCGCGCCGCTGGCCATGCTGCTCGCCCAGCGGGGCTACAAGGTCCTCGCCGTGGACCGTGCCACCTTCCCCAGTGACACGCCGTCCACCCATTACATCCATCAGGCCGGCCTCGGCTTCCTGAAGTCGTGGGGGCTGCTGGACAAGGTGGTCGCCGCGGGCACCCCTGCGATCCGGCACCTGAACTTTTCCTACACCGACATCGTGATCAAGGGCTTCGCGAACACCTCGGCCGACGGTATCGACGCCGTGTACTGCCCGCGCCGCACGGTGCTCGACAAGATCCTGGTGGACGCCGCGGGTGACGCGGGCGTCGAGGTGATCCACGGATTCACGGTCAACGGACTGGTTTTCGACGGCGACCAGGTGGCCGGGATCCGCGGTCAGGTAGGCGACGGCGCCGAGCGGGAGTTCCGGGCCAAACTGGTGATCGGTGCCGACGGTTCGAACTCGACGGTCGCCAAGGCGGTGGGCGCCGCCGAGTACGAGGGGTCTCCGGCCGCGTGCTTCATCTACTACTCGTACTACGAGGGTGTCGACTGGGGGATGCAGCACCGCACCGGTTTCGGCGAACAGCAGTTCGCGGCGTGGCCGACCAACGACGATCTGTCCCTGGTCGCGGTGATGCGCAAGCGGGACCGGTTCCGCGACTTCCGCACCGATCCCGACGCGGGTGTGCAGGCGATCGTCTCCCAGATCGACCCGGAACTCGGTGCGCGCCTGCGCGATACCGGCAAGCGGGTCGAGCAGTTCCGGCCCATGCTCTACCCGGACAACTACCGCCGCCGGTCCTTCGGTCCGGGCTGGGCGCTCGTGGGTGACGCCGGGTACCACAAGGATCCGTTCACCGGCTGGGGTATCACCGACGCCTTCAAGTACGCGCAGCTGCTGGCCGATCTGGCGCACGAGGGACTTTCGGGCGCCCGCCCGATGGATGACGCGCTGGCCGAGTACGAGCGCGAGCGTGACGCGCAGAGCGCCAGCACTTTCGAACTGACGCTGAGCATCTCGGAGCTGTCGCTGACCCCGTACTACGACTCGGTGTTCCGCGCCACCAGCTACGACGAGGACTACATCAAGGGCTTCTTCGGCTTGATCGCCGGCATCTACCCGCCGGAGAAGTACTTCGGCGAGGCGGAGCTCGCGGCGCTGTACGAGAAGGTCGACTTCCCGGCCGCGGCCCGGCATGTCACCAAAGACGGAGTGACCGCGTGAGCGCCCCCGGCCTCGTCGCCCTGGGCGACAGTTTCGTGGAGGGCCGCGGTGATGCCGCGGCCGGGGGCGGCTATCGCGGATGGGTGCCCCGCCTCGGCGGGCAGCTCGGCCTGCGTCCTGCCGTCGTACGCAACTTCGGTACACACGGTGCCACCACTACAGCGGTGCTGGAACAGCAGCTGCGCCTTGCCGTTTCGACGCGAGCCAGCCTCTACGGTGTGGTGGTCGGCGTGAACGATCTGGTCAGCGACTTCGACGCGACCCGGTTCGAACGCAACCTGGAGACGCTGTTCGGCACGTTACGTGCCGCCGGTGCCACGGTTTTCACGGCCAGCTATCCGGATATCCCGGCACGGCTGCCGGTACCGGACAAGTTTCGTGCGCTGCTGCGCGAGCGGTTCGTGTTCGCCAACACGGTGCTCGCCGACGTGACCGCGGCGACCGGCACCCTGTTGCTCGATATCGCGGCCACGCCCGAATGGGAGCAGCCGCAGGTGTGGACCGCCGACGGACTGCACCCGAGTTCGCTCGGCCACCACCTGTTCGCCTGCGGCGCCGCCGAACTCATCGCGTCGCGCACCGCGACGACCGTCGCCGCCTGATCTTTCCATCCGGTTCGAGAGGAACTTTCGTGACAGACGACAGACGCCTGGCGCGCAACCCGATCGCCATCGTCGGGATGTCCGGGCTGCTGCCCAACGCGCACAACCATCGAGAGTATTGGCAGAACATCGTCGACGGCGTGGACTGCACCACCGAGGTGCCCGCGTCCCGCTGGCGCCTCGACGACTATTTCGACGCCGACCCGGACGCGCCGGACAAGACCTACTCGCGCCGCGGCGCCTTCCTGCCCGATATCGAATTCGACCCGCTGGAATTCGGGCTGCCGCCCAACCAGCTCGAAGTCACCAGCACCATGCAGACATTGAGCCTAGGCGTCGCGCGAGATCTGCTCACCGACGCGGGAGCGGTGGACTCCGCCTGGTACGACCCGGGCCGCACCGGGGTGGTGCTCGGCACCACCGGCCCGGTGCCGCTGATGCATCCGCTCGCCGCGCGACTGTCGACGCCGGTGCTGAAGGAGGCGGCGCGTTCGGTCGGGCTGTCCGACGACGACGCGGACGCGGTCGCGGACAAGTTCGTCGCGGCTTTCGCGCCGTGGGAGGCGAATTCGTTCCCGGGCCTGCTGGCCAACATCACCGCGGGCCGGGTCGCGAACCGGCTCGGGCTCGGCGGCATCAACTGCACCGTCGACGCGGCCTGCGCGGCCTCGCTGGCCGCGCTGCGCACGGCGATCGCCGAATTGCAGGACGGCCGTGCGGACATGATGATCACCGGTGGCGTGGACACCGAGAACACGATCTTCATCTACCTGTGCTTCAGCAAGGTCGGCGCGCTGTCGTCGAGCGGGCAGATCAGCCCGTTCTCGGCGGACGCGAACGGCACGCTGCTCGGTGAGGGCATCACCATGCTCGCGCTGCGGCGGCTCGACGACGCGCGCCGCGACGGCAACCGGATCTATGCGGTGATCCGGGGGCTCGGCTCGTCCAGCGACGGACGCGCGAAAAGCATCTACGCGCCGCGCGCGGGCGGTCAGCGGGTCGCGCTCGACCGCGCCTACGCCGACGCGGAGTGCTCGCCCGCCGATGTCGCGTTGATCGAGGCGCACGCCACCGGCACCCCGGTCGGGGACAAGACCGAGCTGTCGGCGCTCAAAGGGCTACTGTCCGAGGCGACTTCGGAAGCCCGGTTCGCCGCGCTCGGCAGTGTGAAATCTCAGATCGGGCACACCAAGGGCGCGGCGGGCACCGCCAGCCTGATGAAACTGGCGTTCGCGCTGCACCAGAAGGTGTTGCCGGGCACCATCAACGTGGCGGCGCCCAACGCCGAGATCGCGCCGGTCGACGCGCCCTATTACGTGAACACCCGCACCCGGCCGTGGATCCGGGACCCGCAGCGCCCGATCCGGCGCGCCGCCGCCTCGGCTTTCGGCTTCGGCGGCACGAACTTTCACGTGGTCCTGGAGGAAGCCGACTCGGTGCGTGATCAGCCGGTACTGCACCGGACCGCGCGGGCGCACCTGTGGCACGCGGCGGACGTCGCCGGACTGATCGACGCGGTGCGCAGCGTCGAACCGGTGGACGGCGGCGACATCCCGGACGACCACCCGCGCATCGGCTTCGTGTCGGTGGACGACGAGAACGCCGAGCACCTGCGCGCGCTCGCCGTGGACGAACTGGTCCGCAGGCCCGACGCTGCCGCGTGGGATCACCCCGAGGGTGTGTACTTCCGGGCTGCCGCGCTGCCCGACCGCAAGGTCGGTGCGCTGTTCGCCGGGCAGGGCAGTCAGTACGTCGACATGGGATCGGATGCGGCGCTGAACCATCCGGCCGTCGGTGCGGCGTTCGATACGGCCAACGCCGCGTTCGCCGGGGCGCCGGTCCGGCTCTCCAGTGTGGTGTTCCCGCCGCCCGCCTTCGACGAAGAGACGGCGCACGAGCAGGAAACCGCTTTGCGCCGAACCGAATTCGCGCAGCCGGCGATCGGCGCGCTGTCCGCCGGGCAGTTCGGGGCGCTGACCGGGTACGGGTTCCGAGCCGACGGATACCTCGGGCACAGCTTCGGTGAGCTGACGGCGCTGTGGGCCGCCGGCGCGCTGGGCACCGATGACTTCTTCGGGCTGGCCAGGGCGCGCGGTGCGGCGATGACGCCGGCGCAGGGCGTGGCCGCGGGCACGATGGCCGCGCTCGGCGCGTCCCGGGAGACGGCCGGGGAACTGCTCGACGGCGTCGACGACGTCTGGATCTGCAACCACAACGCGCCGGATCAGGTGGTGATCGGCGGCGGGACCGACGGGGTAGCCGCCGTCGTGGCGCGGGCTACCGAGCGGGGCCTGGTCACCAGGGCGCTGCCGGTGTCCGGTGCGTTCCACACGCCGTACGTCGCGCACGCGGTCGACGCGTTCGCACGGGCCACCGCGACGGTGTCCATCGGAGTGCCCGACGCACCGGTGTACGCGAACACACCGGGTGCGCGGTACGGCGGCGATGTCGCGGCCAATCGGCAGTTGCTCACCGAACAGCTCAGCAAGCCGGTCGAATTCGCCGCGGCACTGACCGCGATGCGGGAATCCGGCTGCACGGTGTTCGTGGAGTTCGGCCCGAAGCAGGTGCTCACCGCACTGGTGCGGCGCACGCTCGGTGACGACGTGATCGCCATCGCCACCGATTCCGGGCCCATCGGCAACAGCGATCTCGCGCTGGCACGGGCCGCGGTGCGGCTCGCGGTGCTCGGGTTCGGGCTGCACGGCATCAACCGGCACACGGCACCGGCCGCGGTGCGACACCGGCCGAGTCGTCCGATGACGGTGACGATCTCGGCCCCGGAGTATGTCCCGCAGACGCGGCGCGCGGCTTACGCGGCGGCGCTCGACGACGGATATCGCGTGCAGGCGGTAGCGGCGCAGCCGGATGTGCCGGCTGCCGTCCCCATCTCGGCGCCGGTCGACACCGTGGTCGATCGGCAACCCGAAAACACAGTCGTGGCACCTACTTTCCTCGAGGCGACGGAGACCACCGTGTATCAAGCCGCACAACCCTACGATCCAGGTGCCGACGCGCTGGACAGCGCGCTCCATCAGCACCTGCAGACGCACCGGCAGTTCCTGGACGGGCAACTCGATCTGGCCCGCGGACTCGCCGGCGTGCTCGGCAACGGCGCGCTCGACGAGTCGACGCTGCGGGCGGTCGAAGCCGTCAAGGAGCACGGCGTGGCGATCAGTGAAAGTCACTCCCGGGCCAGCGAAGTGCTCGCGCAGCTGGCCGAGCTCGAGAGTGGGTTCGCCCCGGTGGCGCGTCCGGCCGCGCCGCCACGGCGGGTCGAATCCACGCGGCAGTCCGCGATCGAGTCCGCGCCCGAGCGGAGGGGACTCGGTGCGGTGGAAAGCGCGACCGTGCACGCTGTTTCGGAGCCGCAGCGCAACGGGCATGCCGCGTCCACGGCAGTAAAAGCGCCGGTGGCCGACGCGCCCGGCGCTGTGTCTGCTGCTGCGGCGGCCGAAGCAGCGACGCCGGTGGTCGAGACATCCACGCCGGCGCCGGGGACCGAGGGCCGGGTTTCGACCGACGCGCTGCGGCAGGCTCTCCAAGAGGTCGTCGCCGAGAAGACCGGTTATCCGGTGGAGATGGTCGATCCGGCCATGGATCTCGAGGCCGATCTGGGCGTGGACTCGATCAAGCGGGTACAGGTGATCGGGGCATTGCAGGAACGGTTCCCGGACCTGCCGAATCTCGGTCCGGAACAGCTCGGCACGCTACGCACATTGGACCAGATCGCGGACTTGCTGGGCGCGGCTGAACCGGCGGGCCAGGCGGAGCGACCGAGCACAGCGGACGCCGGGTCGAACGGCGTACCCGCGGCGGACACCAGTCCCGTTGCCGCACAGGCCGACACCGGCGAGGTCAACGGCGAGGTTCTGCGGCGCGCGCTGCAGGAAGTCGTCGCCGAGAAGACCGGTTACCCGGTCGAGATGGTCGATCCGGCCATGGATCTCGAGGCCGATCTGGGCGTGGACTCGATCAAGCGCGTACAGGTGATCGGGGCATTGCAGGAACGGTTCCCGGACTTGCCGAGCCTCGGCCCGGAACAACTGGGCACGTTGCGCACGCTCGACCAGATCGTCGACGAGCTCGCGCCGGCGGTGGGCGGTGATGTCCACCCAAAAGCTGAAGCCGCGGCCGAAACGCCGCGGCACACCGTCGAACTGAGTGCGCTGCCCGCGCTGGACCATGCGGAGGGGGTGTACTCCGGCGAGGCTCGCGTGGCACTTGTCGACCTCGCCGGGGGCGCCGACGCGGACTGTGCCGCGCTGGACACGGCGTTGACCGCGCTGGGCTGGTCGGTGCGGCGGCTGAACGCCGCCGAGGCGACCGACGTCGTGCGCGCCGAGGCAGTCGACGTATGCGTCGGCGTCCTCAGCGGCGGTGTCACGGAATGGGATGCGGCACAGCGGGTGTTGACCGATGCGATTCTCCTCGCCGGGCAGGCGGTGCCGCGGTTACGGCAGTCCGGTGACCGGGCCGCGTTCGTCACGGTGACCCGGCTCGACGGCGGGCTCGGGTTACGCGGGCGCGCGGCACCGGTGCACGCGCTGCTGGGCGGTGTCGGCGGTGTGGTGAAAACGCTTGCCGCGGAACATCCGTCGCTGTTCTGCCGGGCGCTGGACGTCGATCCGGATGTGGCGCCCGCCAAGCTGGCCGAGCTGGTGACGGCCGAGCTGTTCGATCCGGCGCGGGACACGCTCGAGGTCGGTATCGACGCGGCGGGGCAGCGGTGGACCCTGGTGCCGAGCGGGTACGCGCCCGCCCGGTCGGTGTCGGCTGTCACGCCGCTGGACGAGCAAGCGCCGAGTGTGCTCACGGCGGACGATCTGCTGGTGGTGACCGGCGGCGCCCGCGGGGTGACGGCGACGTGCGTGCTCGCGCTCGCCGCCCGGAGCGAGGCTCGGTTCCTGCTGCTCGGGCGCTCGGAGTCGACGCCGGAACCCGAATGGGCGGCGGGCGTTGCCGAGGCGGATCTGAAGGCTGCCGCGCTGCGGGCGCTCGCCGGCTCCGGAGCCAAACCGCGGGATATCGAACGCGCCTGCGCCGGCGTGCGTGCCGCGCGGGAGATCCGGGCGACGCTGCACGAGTTGGGTTCGCGGGCGGAGTATCTCGCCGTCGACGCGACCGACGAGACCGCGGTCCGGACGGCCCTCGAACCATGGCGCGACACGATCACCGGCGTCGTGCACGGCGCAGGCGTGCTCGCCGATTCCATGATCACGGACAAGACCTCCGAAACGATCACCCGAGTCCTGAACCCCAAGCTCACCGGCCTGGCCACGATCCTCGCGGCCCTGGGCTGCCGGGCCTCGACAGCTGAACCGGTGTCTGCGGTCGGGCTGGTGGGCGAGGCCGAAACCGCAGGTGCCGCTTCGGCCGTGCACGCTGCCGGTGGACTACGGCACCTGATCCTGTTCACCTCCGTGGCCGGGTTGTTCGGTAACACGGGGCAGGCGGACTACGCCGCCGCGAACGAGGCGCTGTCCCGGTTCCCGGCCAGTTGGCGGGGTGCGCATCCGGATTGCCATGTGACCGCGATCGATTGGGGCGCATGGGACGGCGGGATGGTGACTCCTGAACTGCGGCAGCACTTTCAGGACCGTGGCATCGCGTTGCTCGCGCCCGAGGCCGGGGCGGCGGCTTTCACGGAACAGTTCACCGTGGCACGAGCAGATGATGCGGTCGTGCTCATCGGGCCCGGGAACGGACTGTCCGGCGACAGCACGGTCGCACCGGGCGTCGTCCGAGCGCGGCGCATCGTCACCGGACTCACCGACGATCCGATCATCCAGGCGCACCGCATCGGCGAGCACATCGTGCTGCCCGCCACGTTCGGCTTGGGCGCGATGGCCGGGCTGGCGGAACGCGCGCTGGCCGGCCGGACAGTGGTGGGCGCGCGTGACTT
This genomic stretch from Nocardia brasiliensis ATCC 700358 harbors:
- a CDS encoding NAD(P)/FAD-dependent oxidoreductase, which encodes MYDVIVVGTRVAGAPLAMLLAQRGYKVLAVDRATFPSDTPSTHYIHQAGLGFLKSWGLLDKVVAAGTPAIRHLNFSYTDIVIKGFANTSADGIDAVYCPRRTVLDKILVDAAGDAGVEVIHGFTVNGLVFDGDQVAGIRGQVGDGAEREFRAKLVIGADGSNSTVAKAVGAAEYEGSPAACFIYYSYYEGVDWGMQHRTGFGEQQFAAWPTNDDLSLVAVMRKRDRFRDFRTDPDAGVQAIVSQIDPELGARLRDTGKRVEQFRPMLYPDNYRRRSFGPGWALVGDAGYHKDPFTGWGITDAFKYAQLLADLAHEGLSGARPMDDALAEYERERDAQSASTFELTLSISELSLTPYYDSVFRATSYDEDYIKGFFGLIAGIYPPEKYFGEAELAALYEKVDFPAAARHVTKDGVTA
- a CDS encoding SGNH/GDSL hydrolase family protein — protein: MSAPGLVALGDSFVEGRGDAAAGGGYRGWVPRLGGQLGLRPAVVRNFGTHGATTTAVLEQQLRLAVSTRASLYGVVVGVNDLVSDFDATRFERNLETLFGTLRAAGATVFTASYPDIPARLPVPDKFRALLRERFVFANTVLADVTAATGTLLLDIAATPEWEQPQVWTADGLHPSSLGHHLFACGAAELIASRTATTVAA
- a CDS encoding type I polyketide synthase, which gives rise to MTDDRRLARNPIAIVGMSGLLPNAHNHREYWQNIVDGVDCTTEVPASRWRLDDYFDADPDAPDKTYSRRGAFLPDIEFDPLEFGLPPNQLEVTSTMQTLSLGVARDLLTDAGAVDSAWYDPGRTGVVLGTTGPVPLMHPLAARLSTPVLKEAARSVGLSDDDADAVADKFVAAFAPWEANSFPGLLANITAGRVANRLGLGGINCTVDAACAASLAALRTAIAELQDGRADMMITGGVDTENTIFIYLCFSKVGALSSSGQISPFSADANGTLLGEGITMLALRRLDDARRDGNRIYAVIRGLGSSSDGRAKSIYAPRAGGQRVALDRAYADAECSPADVALIEAHATGTPVGDKTELSALKGLLSEATSEARFAALGSVKSQIGHTKGAAGTASLMKLAFALHQKVLPGTINVAAPNAEIAPVDAPYYVNTRTRPWIRDPQRPIRRAAASAFGFGGTNFHVVLEEADSVRDQPVLHRTARAHLWHAADVAGLIDAVRSVEPVDGGDIPDDHPRIGFVSVDDENAEHLRALAVDELVRRPDAAAWDHPEGVYFRAAALPDRKVGALFAGQGSQYVDMGSDAALNHPAVGAAFDTANAAFAGAPVRLSSVVFPPPAFDEETAHEQETALRRTEFAQPAIGALSAGQFGALTGYGFRADGYLGHSFGELTALWAAGALGTDDFFGLARARGAAMTPAQGVAAGTMAALGASRETAGELLDGVDDVWICNHNAPDQVVIGGGTDGVAAVVARATERGLVTRALPVSGAFHTPYVAHAVDAFARATATVSIGVPDAPVYANTPGARYGGDVAANRQLLTEQLSKPVEFAAALTAMRESGCTVFVEFGPKQVLTALVRRTLGDDVIAIATDSGPIGNSDLALARAAVRLAVLGFGLHGINRHTAPAAVRHRPSRPMTVTISAPEYVPQTRRAAYAAALDDGYRVQAVAAQPDVPAAVPISAPVDTVVDRQPENTVVAPTFLEATETTVYQAAQPYDPGADALDSALHQHLQTHRQFLDGQLDLARGLAGVLGNGALDESTLRAVEAVKEHGVAISESHSRASEVLAQLAELESGFAPVARPAAPPRRVESTRQSAIESAPERRGLGAVESATVHAVSEPQRNGHAASTAVKAPVADAPGAVSAAAAAEAATPVVETSTPAPGTEGRVSTDALRQALQEVVAEKTGYPVEMVDPAMDLEADLGVDSIKRVQVIGALQERFPDLPNLGPEQLGTLRTLDQIADLLGAAEPAGQAERPSTADAGSNGVPAADTSPVAAQADTGEVNGEVLRRALQEVVAEKTGYPVEMVDPAMDLEADLGVDSIKRVQVIGALQERFPDLPSLGPEQLGTLRTLDQIVDELAPAVGGDVHPKAEAAAETPRHTVELSALPALDHAEGVYSGEARVALVDLAGGADADCAALDTALTALGWSVRRLNAAEATDVVRAEAVDVCVGVLSGGVTEWDAAQRVLTDAILLAGQAVPRLRQSGDRAAFVTVTRLDGGLGLRGRAAPVHALLGGVGGVVKTLAAEHPSLFCRALDVDPDVAPAKLAELVTAELFDPARDTLEVGIDAAGQRWTLVPSGYAPARSVSAVTPLDEQAPSVLTADDLLVVTGGARGVTATCVLALAARSEARFLLLGRSESTPEPEWAAGVAEADLKAAALRALAGSGAKPRDIERACAGVRAAREIRATLHELGSRAEYLAVDATDETAVRTALEPWRDTITGVVHGAGVLADSMITDKTSETITRVLNPKLTGLATILAALGCRASTAEPVSAVGLVGEAETAGAASAVHAAGGLRHLILFTSVAGLFGNTGQADYAAANEALSRFPASWRGAHPDCHVTAIDWGAWDGGMVTPELRQHFQDRGIALLAPEAGAAAFTEQFTVARADDAVVLIGPGNGLSGDSTVAPGVVRARRIVTGLTDDPIIQAHRIGEHIVLPATFGLGAMAGLAERALAGRTVVGARDFQVLKGLVFDRPVDELELEVLPGATTDGRTLVDASIRGDGVLHFRATLLLAAAAETAPHKAIPSGSASDANIYRDGIQFHGPALQGLRMVRAASDDAIVFDCALPAARVANGAYASRLHDPVLADLILQGPPVLGYRLLGAACLPLGAGRVDYYEPLPGDESFVLIVDNPRAGRFDARIDATAVTADGTVLQRFSDVTVVTTPDLTEKFQTSVRRWMA